The proteins below come from a single Neospora caninum Liverpool complete genome, chromosome IX genomic window:
- a CDS encoding putative Hsp20/alpha crystallin domain-containing protein, which yields MADSGEPGDTRITQRVSTIPGGTTTTTRTATYTVRSVPVTATSSYAVHSCGSTTGPTTTMARFTFDDLKRYLEDQGKIIMDDPRTKQLIESGQATWEDVKEYLDAHAPRTRPQEGTNVVYSTTGGYWYPVVTGTPVVAAPNSIFEVGPGSAEICNKISFRPRLDAYYDANGKRLVLLFDLPGFEKKDVEIELDKGALAISGERPKQGESMLGQESNGIIKERPFGFFYRKFQLPANAAEDSIKASMEQGVLEVAVGLKDEHTITKKKIDVQ from the exons ATGGCGGACTCCGGCGAGCCGGGGGACACGCGTATCACTCAGCGCGTTTCTACGATTCCGGGCGGAACAACCACAACGACCAGAACGGCCACCTACACCGTCCGTAGCGTTCCGGTAACTGCGACGAGTTCGTATGCAGTCCATTCGTGCGGGTCCACGACCGGACCCACAACAACAATGGCTAGGTTTACCTTCGACGATCTCAAGCGCTACTTGGAAGATCAGGGCAAGATTATAATGGACGATCCACGCACCAAGCAACTTATCGAGTCCGGACAG GCTACTTGGGAAGACGTCAAGGAGTACTTGGATGCACACGCGCCACGAACTCGCCCGCAAGAAGGGACCAACGTGGTCTACAGCACCACA GGTGGATACTGGTATCCAGTCGTCACCGGAACTCCTGTGGTCGCCGCTCCCAACTCGATTTTCGAAGTGGGCCCCGGTTCAGCGGAGATTTGCAACAAGATCTCTTTTCGACCTCGCCTTGATGCGTACTACGACGCCAATGGCAAGAGATTAGTTCTATTATTCGACCTTCCTGGTTTTGAGAAGAAAGATGTGGAGATCGAGTTGGACAAAGGAGCTCTTGCAATCTCCG GCGAGCGACCTAAACAGGGGGAAAGCATGTTAGGTCAGGAAAGTAATGGTATCATCAAAGAACGACCATTTGGATTCTTCTACAGGAAGTTTCAACTACCCGCAAACGCGGCAGAGGACAGCATCAAGGCGTCGATGGAGCAAGGTGTTTTGGAAGTCGCGGTTGGCCTGAAAGACGAGCACACAataacgaagaagaagattgATGTGCAGTGa
- a CDS encoding os07g0543600 protein, related: MKFVAVLFPVAVAVLLDTLFYASSGRKHLLDSLFRTVDDTEPAKEWLTLRKTLKLDDVKVLEYGGAVQVKLNTMHRFDLRSHPFCTVKQRIVKLLSDDDYVDIACLGSNCGGKCDLAAAKKKQKEGKNLSPNSCSRPLGLQFLDPEAAAAGTDKTLLVCDVFRGLLKVHVPPGQYRRDRHEPSHFDVLLSEADGKRPYFSNALLKHGDYVYFTDSSQSNNFGTKGRIILEPEPTGRLLEFNLKTKRATVVLERLAFPNGLAFTPSRDAILMVETKTRSIKKIHIAGPRKGQVKVWASDLPFVPDNITELPNGLGYIVGSAFVKKFPSSIQVSSPSVALSILKALHRRVANGLFFTHLQTVGEILYPLTEFEAFSVALDWLLTHLGGGGHLFHLDTQGTVRRWISLPRECSAVSEGFVASWGKFPSAGSVELSDVSHFLLAGSFAKNGICKIPLSALVDPK, encoded by the exons ATGAAGTTCGTGGCGGTCCTATTCCCTGTTGCTGTTGCTGTACTGTTGGACACTCTGTTCTATGCCAGTTCCGGACGGAAGCACCTTTTGGATTCCCTTTTTCGGACGGTTGATGACACGGAACCAGCGAAGGAGTGGCTGACTCTGCGCAAGACACTCAAGCTTGACGACGTGAAAGTTCTTGAATACGGAGGCGCTGTGCAGGTAAAGCTCAACACGATGCACCGTTTTGATCTGCGTTCCCATCCGTTTTGCACCGTTAAACAAAG GATCGTGAAGTTGCTGAGTGACGATGACTACGTCGACATTGCATGTCTAG GATCGAACTGTGGCGGAAAGTGCGACctggcggcggcgaagaagaaacagaaggaaggaaagaatcTTTCGCCCAACTCTTGTTCTCGCCCCCTCGGGCTCCAGTTCCTTGACCCGGAGGCTGCGGCAGCTGGGACTGACAAGACACTTCTTGTGTGCGACGTTTTTCGCGGTCTGCTGAAGGTCCACGTCCCCCCCGGTCAATATCGGAGAGATCGCCACGAGCCTTCCCACTTCGATGTGCTCCTTAGTGAGGCGGACGGAAAACGCCCGTACTTTTCAAACGCTTTGCTGAAGCATGGCGATTATGTGTATTTCACAGATTCTTCGCAAAGCAACAACTTTGGCACG aAAGGCCGCATCATCCTCGAACCTGAGCCGACGGGCCGGCTGCTGGAGTTCAATCTCAA AACAAAACGCGCCACGGTTGTGCTGGAAAGACTGGCCTTTCCCAACGGTCTCGCTTTTACGCCCAGTCGAGACGCGATTCTCATGGTGGAAACCAAGACGCGAAGCATCAAGAAAATTCACATTGCGGGACCTCGGAAAG GCCAAGTCAAGGTGTGGGCCAGCGATCTACCGTTCGTCCCCGACAACATCACCGAGCTGCCGAACGGTCTGGGGTACATCGTGGGTTCTGCGTTCGTGAAGAAGTTTCCTTCGTCGATCCAAGTCAGCAGCCCCTCTGTCGCCTTGTCGATTCTCAAGGCGCTACACCGACGCGTGGCCAACGGCCTGTTTTTCACTCACCTCCAGACTGTCGGCGAGATTCTCTATCCG CTAACAGAGTTCGAAGCGTTTAGCGTCGCGCTGGACTGGCTTCTGACTCACCTGGGTGGCGGCGGCCATCTCTTTCACCTGGACACACAGGGCACAGTTCGACGCTGGATTTCGC TGCCTCGGGAGTGCTCGGCGGTGTCGGAGGGGTTTGTGGCCAGTTGGGGGAAGTTCCCGTCCGCAGGGAGCGTGGAGCTCTCCGACGTCTCCCACTTCTTGCTGGCAGGCTCGTTCGCGAAAAACGGAATCTGCAAGATCCCACTCAGTGCTCTGGTTGATCCGAAGTAG